In Gemmatimonadota bacterium, the genomic stretch CCGTCGCCGAGATCTCTTTCCGTGGTACGGCATATGCACACGAAAGCGTGGTTTTCGCCCAGTGCGGAGACTTCCGCGTCCTCCAGGTGCGTGGCGTGCACGGCCACGAAGCGCGGGGACAGCACACCTTCATTGGAAAGCAACGAAACGGGCGTCGTCCCGTGCTCCGCCCTGCATTCCTCCAGCTCGCCGCGTTGTTCGCTGACGTGCATGTGGAAAGGGAGCGCGTATTCATCCGCGTACGCCGCCAGCGTCCGGATATCGGAGATCGGCACCGCCCGGACACTATGGGCGGCCGCGGCCACGGTTACGTGTGGATCGTCTCCGTAACGCGACCTCAGGTCATCCAGGTCCTGGAGTACGTGATCGATCGACGGGTCGATGAATCGTTCCTGCGCGGGCACCGCGGACTGCCGGAAACCGGCCCGAAGGTAGGCCGTTCGGATCACGCAGATGCGGATACCGACATCCCGGGCCGCGCGAACCACGGCGCCCGCCAGTTCGGTGCGATCCGCATAGGGCCGCCCGCCGGGACCGTGATGCACGTAATGGAACTCGCCCACGGCCGTGACGCCGGACATCCCCAGCTCGGTATAGGCGAAACGCGAAATCGCGTACAGGTCGTCCGGTCCGATCCCCTGGACCAGCCGGTACATTTCGTCCCGCCAGCCCCGGAAGGTGCCGGCCCGCGTCGTGCGCCGCTGGGTCCGCCCGCGGAGGGCGCGCTGGAAGGCGTGGGAGTGGGCCGAAGCCAGGCCGGGCATGATCCAGCGGCCGGCTTCGAATCGAATCGCAGGCGCATCGTTCCCTGGGTTCATAGGCTCATTACTCGCCCCCGCTTGATCACGGTTTGCACCGGATTTCCACCGAAAAAATAGGGGATATGCCGATAATCTCCCGCCTTCAATACGAGTATATCGGCCCGTTTGTCGACTTCGATAGAACCCGCCTCCTCGCCCTCCCCGATCGCGTGGGCCGCGTTGATGGTGGACGCGTTCAACGCTTCCGCGGGGGTGAGCCGCTGGTACCTGCAGGCGATGGCCATGACCGCGGGCATGGATGGACAGGGCGCGGAACCAGGGTTCAGGTCGGTGGCGAGAGCCACGGCGGCGCCTGCGTCCATCATCGCCCGGGCGTCGGCATAGTCCGCCATGCCCAGGTTGAAGTTGACGGCCGGAAGCGGTACTGCGATGGTGCCGGATTCGCCGAGTGCCTCTATTTCGGCGCGGTCCGTCACGTCGAGATGGTCCACCGAAGCGGCGCCGAGTTCAAGGGCCATGGAAACGCCACCGTAACTATTGAACTGGTCCACGTGTATCTTCGTCTTGAAACCGGCTTCGATCCCGGCTACCAGCACGCCACGAGACTGGTCGAGATCGAAGGCGTGATCTTCGCAGAACACGTCGACGTACATGGGAACGCCGCGCGCCGCGAACCGGGACGATGCATACCAGGCCGCGGCTTTTGGCAGGATCTCGTCGATGACGCACCGCGTGTACGCTTCGGCATTCCCTTCGAATTCGGCAGGCACGGCGTGGGCGCCCAGGAACGTGGGTACGATATCGCAGGGATGGTCGCGGTCGAGCCCTTCGATGACCTGGAGCATCTTCAGTTCGTCGGACGCACTCAGG encodes the following:
- a CDS encoding formimidoylglutamate deiminase, which codes for MNPGNDAPAIRFEAGRWIMPGLASAHSHAFQRALRGRTQRRTTRAGTFRGWRDEMYRLVQGIGPDDLYAISRFAYTELGMSGVTAVGEFHYVHHGPGGRPYADRTELAGAVVRAARDVGIRICVIRTAYLRAGFRQSAVPAQERFIDPSIDHVLQDLDDLRSRYGDDPHVTVAAAAHSVRAVPISDIRTLAAYADEYALPFHMHVSEQRGELEECRAEHGTTPVSLLSNEGVLSPRFVAVHATHLEDAEVSALGENHAFVCICRTTERDLGDGLPPTSGLLDAGARLCVGVDSHACENAFEEIRAVELDERSRLEIRHAATEAPVLLDASTRQGYAASGLEAHWQEDRVHLDPDDPSIAAIDPDLAPDAILFGATPRAVKSVVVAGRQIIAEGRHAQYEETLALYRKSLRKLELI
- a CDS encoding imidazolonepropionase; amino-acid sequence: MESVDLYLHNAEQVVTCASHGPKRGTAMADAGVIECGAVAVKDGRIVAAAPATQLDGTFTAERVIDCTGRAVCPGFVDAHTHTVFGGDRAAEFELRIKGASYLEIMAAGGGIVSTVRHTRAASVDELARSAAARLDEMLALGTTTAEIKTGYGLSASDELKMLQVIEGLDRDHPCDIVPTFLGAHAVPAEFEGNAEAYTRCVIDEILPKAAAWYASSRFAARGVPMYVDVFCEDHAFDLDQSRGVLVAGIEAGFKTKIHVDQFNSYGGVSMALELGAASVDHLDVTDRAEIEALGESGTIAVPLPAVNFNLGMADYADARAMMDAGAAVALATDLNPGSAPCPSMPAVMAIACRYQRLTPAEALNASTINAAHAIGEGEEAGSIEVDKRADILVLKAGDYRHIPYFFGGNPVQTVIKRGRVMSL